The Polaribacter sp. KT25b genome contains the following window.
ATTAGTTTTTTTAGTATCTAATAACAGTTTTCAGTAGCAGTTAACAGTGAGAACTGAAAACTGCGACTGAAAACTGAAAGTTATCCTTGACATAGTTTTAATACACTTTCGGCTCTTTCTAGCATAAATTTTGGATAAAATTCAATATCTATTTCTTCTTTTTTCCCTAATTCAATTGCGCGTTTTATTTCGTCACAATAGGGTTTTGTAGATTTTCCAAAAAAGCGTGCAGAGCCCATATTCCATTCTGCATTTCCTAAAATTACTCTAGGATTGTTTGGCGAAATAGCTAAAGCTTGGGCATATAATTGATTGTTTGCTCCAGATAAAGTCATGCCATATTTTTGACCATCAAAAGCAATATAACCTAAATTTAAAAGTGCTTGCGTAATTATAATTTCTGGATTATTTTTTGATATTGATTTTGCAGTATCTAAAAATTCTTGGGCTTTGGTTAATTTTGCTTTTAAAACGGCTTCATCTTTTAAACCAAAACTGCCTAATATTTCTAAAGTTGCAGCATAATAACTTGGCAACCAATTGTCTTTTTCTACAGAAGCAATTCTTTCAAAAAGTTGAGAAGCTTCAGTTGTATTACCTTTTTCCCATAATCCAAATGCTTTTTGCATTCCTGTTTGATAATTTGTTTGCGCAGAAATCCCTGTCGCAATGAAAATTGCGATGATAATTGTAAATTTTTTCATGATGTAAAAGTTTAAGTTTTTGTTGTAAACTCTAGAAAAGAGTGTTAATAATTAGGTTTTTTTATTTTACTATTATAGTTAGTTCGGTATCTTTTGATACTTCAAATTTTGCATCTTTATATTTTGGAGGTCCCATAAATCCTTTTGCATCATTTGATATTCCTATTGGTTCTTTTGGAATTCCTATAAAATTTGTATCCATTTTTTTATTATTATTTGCATCATGAAACGCAGAAACTGCATAAATTCCTGATGGAATATCTTTTAAAATTACGGATGCTTTTTTGTTTTCAATTTTTAGGATAGTTGCTTTTATTGGGTTTTTTAAGAAACTATCTTCTTTGTTATATAAGGCAACATATAAATTACCATTGTTAGATTTCATTCCTTTAAAATCTAAAGTAATTGTATGGTTTTCTTGTGCTGATGTTGATGAGAAGCCAATAAATATAAAAGCTGTAATTAAAAGTAATTTTTTCATGATTGTTTTTTTTTGATATTTCAAATATCTGATGTTTTTATGAGTAATTCACAAGAATAATACCGAATTGTAATTTTTTGTTTCTGAACTGTAATTATTGTTAAAATCTTACTAGTTTTTAAAGTTCTCTATTCGTTTTCTAAAAAAGCTTAGCCCTGATTGAATCTTTCGACTACGCTCAAGACAGGCTTTCTGTTTGAGCTCTTTTTATGCCGAACTCGTTTTAATATCTCTTACAAATAATAAAATTAATTTAAAATATAAATAGATGCTGAAATAAATTCAGCATAAAAAAGCGAGTAGTGAAAGCAGGAAATAGCTTCTAATAATATTATAAATTATTTAACTGATTTGTTTTTTTATTATCGCTAATTGTCCAGAAAAAACCTACAAAAAAGAAGCGATCTGCATTAGGTATAATTGCTTGTCTATCGAAATTACCATTATTATCTGGCGTGTTTTTGTAATTATAACCAAATACATTTTTGGTTCCTAAGGCATTATTTACAGAGAAATATAAGATTTTTTGTTGATTTATTAAATACGCCCAATTTAAACTTAATGAGTTGTAGTTTTTTGTTTTATTATTTAAAAAACCAGGTTTGTTTGGGTTTGTATAATTTCTGCCAGAAGCAAAATTATAGCTAAAACCAACTTGACTTTTCCAATCTTCAATCCAATGTTTTGTAACAAGAGATAGGTTGTGCTTTGCTGCAAAATTAGGAGTTGCAGAGGTTGTGTAGTTTCTGTAATTTCTTTTTGTGTCTAAATATGAGTAAGAAACCCAATAATCTGTGTTTTTAATTTTACCATTTTGTCTCCAAAAAACATCAATTCCTTTTGCATAACCATTTCCGTTGTTATTAAAAGTGCTGTTAAAAGTTGGCTGAGTTTCATTGTATTTTACCAAATTGTTATAATCTTTATAATAGGCTTCTATTCTAAAAATTTGCCCTTGTTTTGTTGCTTGATAATTGGCAATAAAATGCGATGTGTTTTCTGATTTAAAGTTGTTATAAAATTTTAAATAGTTGCTTTTTGGATTTTGATAAAACTGACCATAAGCAAAAGAAAATTGAGAATTTTTACTTGATTTATAAGAAATTGAAGCTCTTGGTGATAAGGTAAACTCATTTAATAAGCCTGTGTTTTCTGCTCTAACACCAATTTTAGTTGCTAAATTTTTAGAAAAGAAAATATCTGTTTCTATAAATGAAGCGAATATGTTGTTGCTAAATCCGTATTCGAATTTTGATGCATTTATTGGTGTGTAATTTTCATTATAATCGCTAATAAAATATTCTGAACCAAAGTTTAATTTAAATCTATTAGAAAATAGTTTTTTAAGTTTGAATTTAAAATGAGCAGAATTTTGATTGCTATTTACATTATCATCAATAATTTTTAGTTTAGAGTTGTCATTTGTAAAACTAATTCCTGTTTCAAATTTCCAATTATTGCCAAATTTATTTTTGTAAGAAGTATTAAAATATAGGTTTCTATTTTGCATTGCAAAACGAAATCCATTTGCATAATTGATGTCTTCTTGAATTACGTCAAAATCTGTATAACTATAAGCGCCATACAATTTTAGTAGAGATTCATCTTTAAATTCGTGTCTAAAAACCATTTCTCCATTAAGACTTTGAAAAGGTTTGTTCCAAGTATTTCTGTCTGGAAAAGCTTCTAAATAAGGAGATAAATTAACATATGAAGTATTGATACTAAAAGAACTTTTTTTCCAAATTTGGGTATTTCCTAATCCTAAACCAACAGTCATAAAAGCTAAATCGGTTTTTTCTTGTACAGGTTTGTCTATAGTATTTAATAATAAAACGCTTGATAAAGCTTGCCCATATTCTGCAGAATATCCGCCAGTAGAAAATGAAATTCCTTTGAATAAAAAAGGAGAATATCTACCTCTAGAAGGTATGTTATTTGTTGATGGTGTAAATGGTGTAAAAACTCTTACACCGTCTATAAAAATCTGTGTTTCTTCTGCTTCACCACCTCTTACAAATAAACGTCCATCTTCTGCTACAGTTGTTGTTCCTGGTAAGGTTTGCAAAGCGCCAACAAAATCGCCCAAAGCACTTGCAGTTGTAACAATATCTAATGGTTTTAAAACGGTAACTTTTGCTTTTTCGCCAGCTTCAAAAGTACCAGCATTTATAACAACTGCATCTAAAGAATTAACGTCATCTCTTAATTTTATTTTTAAGTTTTTGAGAGATGATACATCAGCAGTTTTAATATAAGTTTCGAAAGAAATAAAAGAAATAACCAAAGTTTGTGTTCCTTTTTCTGATGTTGAAAATGAAAATTCTCCTTTATCGTTGGTCGAAGTTCCATCGTAAGTGCCGTCTAAATAAATGTTTGCGCCTATAATAGGTTCATTTTTGTTATTAGTAACTTTTCCTGAAATTGTGTTTTGTGCAATTAAAGAAAATTGGCAAATAGTAAAAAATATAAATAGTATTCGTTTCATCAGTATTGGTTTTTGATGATACAAAGATGTAGCGTTATTCGTTTTTAAAATAAAAACAAATACCGAGTTGTAAAATTTGAATGATGAATTGTAAATATGATAAACTATTTGTTTCTTATCATTAGATTGCCCTGAAAACTTGTAACGACGTTACAAAATAGGAATACATAAATCTACAATAAACTTGTTTTCTTTATGTTCTGCTGCGTTGTTGTAATAAATTTCAAACGGATCAATTTCGGACTTTTTGTAACCATTTTCTACCATAAAAGCAAAAGAAGATTCCCACGCTTGTTGAAACTCAAAAGGTGCAATTTCTAATCGAGAAACAATACATTTTGTAGGACTTAATATTTTTAAATTTACTTCTTCATCAAGATCAATAGGGTCATTTAAAACAATACAAGCGCTCATTCTTAAATTATTAGGATCTGTAATTTTAGGGCTATCATGATAAATAGTAACCATTCTTGTTTGTTCGTTTATCAAACCTTTTGGAGTTGCCCATTTTACTAATTTATTATAAATACTTCCAATTGCTTCCATTTTTCCTTTATGCGCAATGTAAGCCAAGTCTAATCTCGGAGTTTTTTTAATTTCAGTTTTTGCATTCATTTGTAACCATTTTAAAGCGTTATTGATGTTGCAAATATATTGCTCAAAAGTAACAATCACTTTTCCAATCTTGCTTTCGTTTTTGCTAATTTTGCTATATTTTTTTGGACTTTCTTCTTTGAATTTGTTTGGAGAAATTCCGTAGAATTTTTTAAAAGATTTAGAAAAAGCAGACAAATCACCAAAACCTACAGCTTCTGCAATTTGCGTAATATTTTTTTCTTTTTGATGTAATAAATATGCTGCAGATTTTTCAATTCTTTTTCTATTGATAAAATTATGAAGTGTTTCTCCAACAACTAATTTAAACAGCCTATGAAAATGAAAAGGAGAGAAGTATGCTTTTTCTGATATAATTTCTAAAGATAATTTTTTTGATAAATTACCTTCAATAAAAGTGATTGCAGTATTTAAACGAGCAATATTTTCTTTCGCAATTTTATCAGAATTCATTTTTAGTTTTTTGTAGATAGTAGAATATTAATCCGCTTGCAAAATATAAAATTATATCGATAAAGTCTTTGGTATATCTTGCTAAATATTCTGGAAAAATAAATTCGAATAATACACTATACATCAAACATAAATATAAAATTACCCAAATACTTAAAGTGTAATTTGTATCATTTTTAGACCATTTTAAAACTTGTAAACTGATAAAAAGAATGATAGGAATTATTAAAAAATCGTTTACATAATGACGAACAAAACGAGGAAGTTGAATGTTTAAATGCGAAGAAAAGTAAATAAAAGCACCTGTTATTATTGAAAAAATAAAATAATATAGAAGTAGTTTTTTCATATCAACCAGCTGCAACCATTGCTATAAACCAAGCTAAACCAGCGCCAATTGCAGAGACAACAACAAATCCCGAATACAAAATCCATCCAAAAATACGATATAAGAAAAAGGAATGTTTTTTTAAACGTTCTATAAAATTTGGATTCTCTCTTTTGTAAATTACTTTATTAATTTCTTGCTGTTTTATTTTCTCTAATTTTTCTTGAAGAAGAATCTCTTGAGTAAGAGATTTGTTGCAGTTTGTACAATATTTCTTACCAGTATTTAGAGTTCCACAATTTGGGCATTTAATGGTTTTTGCTTTCATAATTATTCTTTAAAAGAATACTTATTTTTCTTTTTATAAGGTCTAATAATTAATCTAGTTTCTCTATCAAAACGAATATAATTATAAACCCAATTTAGAAAAACAATAGCTTTGTTTCTAAACCCAATTAAAGAAAATAAGTGAACAAACATCCAAACAAACCAAGCAAAAACTCCTTGAAATTTCCATTTTGGTAAATCTACTACCGCCTTATTTCTACCAATTGTAGCCATAGAACCTTTGTCATTATAAACAAATGCTTTTTGTTCTTTGTTAAACAATTTAGCCAAAATATTTTTTGCAACTAATTTTCCTTGCTGAATAGCAGGTTGCGCCATCATTGGATGGCCATAAGGATTTTTTTCTGATGACATACAAGCTACATCACCAATTGCATAGACATTTTTATAATTTATAACTTTATTAAATTCATCTACTTTTATTCTAGCAGCTCTTTCAATAACACATTCTGTTGCTAAACCATCAATTAGTTCACCTTTTACACCAGCAGCCCAAATAACGGTTTCTGCTACAAATGAATCTTCGCTATTTGTAGTAACTGTTTTTCCATCATAATCTAAAACGCGTAAATTTTTCCAAACATTTACGCCTAAATTAATTAAAAAATCTTCTGCTTTTTCTGATGCTTTTGCACTCATTCCTTTTAAGAGACAATCAGAACTTTGAATTAAATTTATTTGCATTTGACGGATGTCTAAATCAGGATAATCTTTAGGTAAAATTCCTTTTTTCATTTCTGCTAAAGCGCCAGCCAATTCAACTCCAGTTGGTCCACCACCAACAATTACAAAATTCATTAAAGCATTTCTTTCATCCATATTTGATGTTAAAAGTGCTTCTTCAAAATTTTCTAAAATTAAACTTCTAATGTTTAAAGATTGTGGAATGGATTTCATTTCCATCGTAAACTTTTGGATGTTGGTATTTCCAAAAAAGTTGGTTGTAGAACCTGTTGCAATAATTAATTCATCGTATTCTAAATTCCCAATTGAGGTTTCAATAGAATTAGTTTCGGGGTTTATTTTTTCTACATCAGCTAATCTAAAATAGAAATTTTCTACATCATTAAAACGTTTTCTTAACGGAAAAGCAATAGAATCTGGTTCTAAACCACCCGTTGCAACTTGATATAATAGAGGTTGAAAAGTATGATAATTATGTTTGTCTATTAAAACAACTTGTAATTCTTGTTTTTCTAAACCTCTTGCAGCAGCTAAACCAGCAAATCCACCACCAATAATAACAATTCTAGGAAAACTTGACTGTGGAATATTCATTTTTTATGATGGTTTGAAAGTTGGATTATTAGAATTTTAGATTGCAAATTTACTGAAAATGAATTTATTGCTCTCAATAAAAATAAATTGAATTTTATAGGTTTTAAAAACTTAAATTAAGTTTTATTAGTTTTCATTTTATGAGACTTTTCGATACAAAATTCTTGAAAAAATAATTTTACTAGAAGTGACAGTATGTTAATTTGATTCGATTTTACTCATTGTCACTTCGAGTGATTTTAATTTTTTATTAAAATTATATCGAGAAGTTTTTTAATTAAATTCTCTTTTAATTTCTTGAAGTATTTTATCCGAATTCATAAAATCAGAAATAATTTTAAAGCGTATATCATTTAAATTTCCATTAAAATATTTTGCCCATTTATCATCTTTAAATAAATGATTTATTTGTTTGATTCTTTTTTGAGCTTCAGAAAATGTAAATAGAAAGTTTGTAGAGTTTTCTATTTTAGGTTGAAGTTTAGCTGATTTACTGTCAAAATCAACATCAATAAAAAATATTTTTTCTGATGAATTAATAGGGTAGAAGTCACTCCATTTTGCAAAAGCAATAACGATATTTTGATTCTTGTAATTTTCTGTAGAAATCAATTTCCATCTGCAATTGGCAACGCGTCCCCAATGATTCGATTTTCTATAAACACCTTCATCAGTATAAAAATACATGCTGTCTGATTTACTTTTGTAATTGGTGTTTTCTGGAAATTCGAAATTTTCTATTTGTGTAAATTCACAAAAAGTATGTTTAAAGAAGTTATTTTTGTTAAAATTTTTCAAAACGTTGTTTTTGCAAAAATACTATTCTTAATATTTACATGATATCTAAAGGTAATATTTAAACTTGTTAATTGGTTATTGCTATAAAACAAGGGTCTTAGAAAGCTGATGCAGAAACTTTTTAGACTGTGTATAATTAGCGTCTGCTTTTCTGGAAAAAAGTAGTTTTAATATTTACTAAATTAATAATTACAAAAACCTACAATTTGGATTGTAGGTTTTTGTAATTATTAAAACGTGTGATTTAATACTTTACTAAAATTATAGTTTTTACATTAATTTATATTTACTGTCATTGTTTTGTAAGTACTTTTTTTAATTGTATTTGAACTACTTGTAGCTAATGGAGTTCCTTCTACTTGAAAAATATAATTTCCACTTTCTGTTATAAAAGTTAAATCTGTACCATAAAACTTATTTGTATATGAAGTATTAACATTATGAATATCTACTCTACCTAATGCATTTAAGTCTGTATCATACACAACCATTTCTAGTTTAAGATCTTGGCTAAACCCCTGTGAAAATCCAACATAAATATCTTCATTTTTATAAATTGCAGTTGGTCTTGTAAAGTCTGTTCTTGATGTTTTAAAAGTTAAATTATATAAGTATTCTGAATGATCTGCATCGTATACGTAATATGTTCTTTCTCCTTGGTTTGGTCTATTATTTATAATAACCTCTGTATTGCTATCTTCTTCTAAAACATACGCTTGGTAAGTATCTGGAACTGCATCAAATTCGGCATTATCAAATTTTAAAATAGTGTCTCCACTATTATTAACCTCATCAAACGTTAAAGCTACTTTATATTCATTTTCTAAATAATCTCCTTTAATAACAATACTATAATTATAAGCATCATTATAATTTTCTACTTTAATAATAGGTACAAAACTATTATTGGTTACATCTCCAAACTGAATGTTTGTATAGCCATTATCACTATAACTTGTGTGCGACTCAAAATTTGCAGCTGTAATACTTTGTTCTTTAATAACATCATCTTCATTGTTTGAAGAGCATGAAGCAAATACCATTGTGATAGCTAATACTACTAATTTTGTTACGCTAACTAATTGTGTTTTTTTAAAATTTTTCATTATAATATGTTTTTTTGTTTATATCCACAAATCTATTAGTAAACAGTTATTTACGTCATTCAAAAACCATCTATTTGAGTCAAAAAGTAACTATTTATTTCAAAAAGCAACCATTTGAGTCATTTGTGGTTTTTAATCTAATTTATGCTGAAAAAGTATCAATAATCATTTTTTTTAAAGCATAAAAACAACCTGTTTTATTATAAAAATATTATTTATAGCAGGTTTTGTTGATTAATAAGAACAAAATAATAGTCATAGCTTAAATCGTAATAAAAACTTTATGAATTAAAAAGATGGTGAAATCTTTATTAGTGCTTTT
Protein-coding sequences here:
- a CDS encoding M48 family metallopeptidase, with product MKKFTIIIAIFIATGISAQTNYQTGMQKAFGLWEKGNTTEASQLFERIASVEKDNWLPSYYAATLEILGSFGLKDEAVLKAKLTKAQEFLDTAKSISKNNPEIIITQALLNLGYIAFDGQKYGMTLSGANNQLYAQALAISPNNPRVILGNAEWNMGSARFFGKSTKPYCDEIKRAIELGKKEEIDIEFYPKFMLERAESVLKLCQG
- a CDS encoding DUF2141 domain-containing protein is translated as MKKLLLITAFIFIGFSSTSAQENHTITLDFKGMKSNNGNLYVALYNKEDSFLKNPIKATILKIENKKASVILKDIPSGIYAVSAFHDANNNKKMDTNFIGIPKEPIGISNDAKGFMGPPKYKDAKFEVSKDTELTIIVK
- a CDS encoding TonB-dependent receptor is translated as MKRILFIFFTICQFSLIAQNTISGKVTNNKNEPIIGANIYLDGTYDGTSTNDKGEFSFSTSEKGTQTLVISFISFETYIKTADVSSLKNLKIKLRDDVNSLDAVVINAGTFEAGEKAKVTVLKPLDIVTTASALGDFVGALQTLPGTTTVAEDGRLFVRGGEAEETQIFIDGVRVFTPFTPSTNNIPSRGRYSPFLFKGISFSTGGYSAEYGQALSSVLLLNTIDKPVQEKTDLAFMTVGLGLGNTQIWKKSSFSINTSYVNLSPYLEAFPDRNTWNKPFQSLNGEMVFRHEFKDESLLKLYGAYSYTDFDVIQEDINYANGFRFAMQNRNLYFNTSYKNKFGNNWKFETGISFTNDNSKLKIIDDNVNSNQNSAHFKFKLKKLFSNRFKLNFGSEYFISDYNENYTPINASKFEYGFSNNIFASFIETDIFFSKNLATKIGVRAENTGLLNEFTLSPRASISYKSSKNSQFSFAYGQFYQNPKSNYLKFYNNFKSENTSHFIANYQATKQGQIFRIEAYYKDYNNLVKYNETQPTFNSTFNNNGNGYAKGIDVFWRQNGKIKNTDYWVSYSYLDTKRNYRNYTTSATPNFAAKHNLSLVTKHWIEDWKSQVGFSYNFASGRNYTNPNKPGFLNNKTKNYNSLSLNWAYLINQQKILYFSVNNALGTKNVFGYNYKNTPDNNGNFDRQAIIPNADRFFFVGFFWTISDNKKTNQLNNL
- a CDS encoding GyrI-like domain-containing protein translates to MNSDKIAKENIARLNTAITFIEGNLSKKLSLEIISEKAYFSPFHFHRLFKLVVGETLHNFINRKRIEKSAAYLLHQKEKNITQIAEAVGFGDLSAFSKSFKKFYGISPNKFKEESPKKYSKISKNESKIGKVIVTFEQYICNINNALKWLQMNAKTEIKKTPRLDLAYIAHKGKMEAIGSIYNKLVKWATPKGLINEQTRMVTIYHDSPKITDPNNLRMSACIVLNDPIDLDEEVNLKILSPTKCIVSRLEIAPFEFQQAWESSFAFMVENGYKKSEIDPFEIYYNNAAEHKENKFIVDLCIPIL
- a CDS encoding NAD(P)/FAD-dependent oxidoreductase; translated protein: MNIPQSSFPRIVIIGGGFAGLAAARGLEKQELQVVLIDKHNYHTFQPLLYQVATGGLEPDSIAFPLRKRFNDVENFYFRLADVEKINPETNSIETSIGNLEYDELIIATGSTTNFFGNTNIQKFTMEMKSIPQSLNIRSLILENFEEALLTSNMDERNALMNFVIVGGGPTGVELAGALAEMKKGILPKDYPDLDIRQMQINLIQSSDCLLKGMSAKASEKAEDFLINLGVNVWKNLRVLDYDGKTVTTNSEDSFVAETVIWAAGVKGELIDGLATECVIERAARIKVDEFNKVINYKNVYAIGDVACMSSEKNPYGHPMMAQPAIQQGKLVAKNILAKLFNKEQKAFVYNDKGSMATIGRNKAVVDLPKWKFQGVFAWFVWMFVHLFSLIGFRNKAIVFLNWVYNYIRFDRETRLIIRPYKKKNKYSFKE